The [Chlorobium] sp. 445 sequence GCGGATATGCTGAAATTCCTTGGTGGCAAGAAGCGTCTACTACAGCTATCTTGGACATCGGTGAAGGTGAAACATTCTATGTCCGCCATATCGATCTCTTTCCGAAATTCTGTGTGCTCGTTTGCATCGGATTCTTTGCGCTGGCTTTCTTCACACGTGCGACTCGTGCTGCTTAACACATTTGTAAAACTTTTACCCTTGTTCGGCGTTACAATAGCATTGAACTTAACTTGTTCAACAGATGAACCTGCATAAACACTTGCTGCTTTTTTTTGCTACACTGCTGCCTTTCTTTCTTTGCGCTGCTGCACTGCCGCTTACGGCGCAAGAATCTGCTGAGACTTTTACTTATCGTAAGGTCGCAAATAACAGCTTTCGCACTGGTGAACGATTGCAATACCACTTGAAGTATGGGTTTATCAAAGCAGCCAACACAGAAATTGCTATCGTCAAAGATACCGTCATACGCGGTGAACCCTGTTACCACGTGGTTTTTACGGCTAACACGCTTCCCGTTTTTGATAACTTCTTCAAAGTCGATGATCGTTACGAGACTTTCATTCACAAAGACGCAATGTGTCCGCTTTACTTCAAGCAACGCTTGCGCGAAGGCAAATTTTCCAGAGATGATGAAGTCGAGTTTTTCCACCATACAGGCAGAGCGCGCTCTATTGTGCATAATAAAGAATTCCCAATGAATGCTTATGCGCAGGATATTCTTTCTGCGTATTTCTATGTGCGCACACTTAATCTTCGATCTTTCAAGAATGGAGAGAGCATTCACCTCAAGCAAATCAGTGACGATAAAGAATACCCGCTCGAAGTCAAAGTGCGCTACCGTGATGTAATTGAAACTGAAGTTGGTACTTTCAACACAGTTGTCGTTGAGCCCTTGGTGCAAGGTGCTGGACTTTTCAAGAGTGAAGGGCGAATTCTTATTTGGATGACTGACGACGACAATAAAATTCCTGTCAAAATTTCTATCAAAGTTCCCGTTGGTGCAATCACTGCGGAAATTGCTTCCATGGAAGGCATTCTTCACCCGCTTACAGCCAAACGCAAGGAGTAGCCTGCAAGGCTCTTCGACTTTCAAGGCATGAGCTGAAAAGACTATTGCGTTTGGCATGCGCGTATTTGGGAAAATATTTTTTCCTTTTGAAATTAAAGCAAGTCAAAGCAGCTCAACCTTTGAATGCACTTGTCATGGAGCATCAAGCACCAGAACCGCCAAAGTCTGAATCTTCCACTGCCTCATCGCCTTTTGTCTATAGAGGATATTTTGAGCAAGAGCGGTTTTCACCGCCGATTGTAGCGCTCTCAGCACTTTTTGCGCTTTTTTTCCTCTATCAAATTGGTGGCGCCATTCTCGCCATTCTTTTCACAGGTGCGCGCTCGAGCGATATAACCGAGTGGAATAGCAGCGCAATACGACTTTCACAAAGTGTAGCGCAACTTCTCTTTCTTGCCCTGCCCACCTTACTGCTGGTGTCGTTGCATACAGGCAGGTCGCCACTGTCGGCAGTCAACTTTGATTTTCTTGGCTTGCGACATTCGCCTTCGCTTATGGCTTCTCTTTCTGGCTCACTGGCTACTATCGTTATGACACCTTTTCTGAGTTATGTTGGCGATGTGCAGCTTGTGATTATGAACGATGTCTTTGGCTGGCGCGAAGCAATTAGTCAGATGCAAGTGCAATACAAAACCATACTTGAAAAGCTGACTGTGGTGCATAGTCCTGCAGAATTTGTCAGCGTTGTGATGACGGTTGCGTTTGTGCCAGCGCTCTGTGAAGAGTGTCTTTTTCGCGGCTATGTGCAGCATAATTTTTCGCGTGCCATGCCTACGGCACGTGCCACAGTGCTGACTGGCATTATTTTTGGGCTATATCATATCAATCCTGTGCAAATCGTGCCCTTAATGATTCTTGGCGTGTATTTGTCGTATCTACGTGCTTCATCAGGCACATTGCTCTTACCGATGCTGGCGCACTTTGCCAATAACTTTTTTTCTGTCTTAGGGCTAATGGCTGTGCGGCAAAAAGAGGCTTTAGGTCTGAGCGATGACGTCGTTAGACGCTTGCAATCTGACGAACCAGACATTTCTTCACCCGCTGCAATTGTAGCCATGCTCATCTCAGCAGCTCTCACGCTTGCACTGCTGGCTCTGTATCAGCGCAGTTTGAATCGTGCATCAACGGGCTGAAGAGAGAAACTTTGTTTCATAGCACATGTTTTTGTCTATACGCACCAATTACTTTTGACTACAAATCGGTTTGCACTGTGTTCCAATTTACTACTGGGTACACGAAATTTGCGCTACGAACTTCAATGTTTCTTTAATCTTCAAACTTCTATCATGCTCGTAGATGAAGCAATCTTTTGAATCGGACGCGCAGCCCACGTGGCGAGAGCTTGCGCGCTTTGGCTCTCCAATTGAAGCAGAACTGCTGCGTGCTTACCTTGCGGCATCAAATATTGAGGCTTGTATTTATTCTAAGCGCGATTTCATGCTGCATAGCATTAGTGCAACTGAACCTGTGCGAATTTTAGTCCGAGAAGAGTGCTACGCCGATGCGGTGCGCCTGATGATAGAACTTGATGCGCAAGAGCCAAATTGGGAGAACGAAAATTGAACCGTAATTTGGTGCAGCGCATTGTTGTCGCTGTAATTTTTGGTCCACTTATTCTTTTTGCGCGTATCTGGGTGGTCTGCCTTTTCTTATCATCTTGCTCATTATCGCCAGTGGTATTCTCTATGAGATGTTACAACTCTTCAAGGCGACGCAGACCTTTCCAACTTCGCTTTTTACTTATTTTCTTGGCGCAAGCATCTTGATGAATGCACAATACAGTTTTTTTCTATGGCTCATCTGATTGTCTTTTGTGTAGCTGTTCTCTCATCGGTGGAATTGTTTCGAAAACATGGCTCGCCTATTCACAATGTAGGTGCCGGCTTGCTGGCGATTCTCTATGCGCCACTTTGTTTTTCAGCGCTTCTGGAACTGCGCAAAAGTGAACCTTATGGCTATCTTACCATGCTTGTCTTCATTGGCGTTTGGGTTGCAGACACGGCTGCATACTTTGGTGGAAAGTATCTGGGCGGGCGATTCATCAAAACGAAATTCTTTGAGCGACACAGTCCGAACAAAACTTGGGAAGGCTTTCTTGTCGGCTTGCTGGCGTGCACTGGCGCAATACTTGGACTTGGACAGGTATGGCTGGCATCCACTGCACTGGTTCATTTTCTTGCCATCGGCATTCTTGTTGGCACATTTAGTGCAGTTGGCGACTTGATTGAGTCCATGTTCAAGCGCGAAAGCGGTCTGAAAGACTCTTCGCATCTGATACCCGGACATGGCGGTTTCTTCGACCGCTTTGATTCACTGTGCATCGCTTCACCTGTTGCATTTCTTTACATAAAGTATGCCATGTAGGTGCACAGCGTTTTTGCTATATTTAACGCTTATTTTTGAAGCGTTTAAGCAACGGAGCGATGAAACTTTCCGACATCATTTCTGAAAAATATATTCAGATTGGGCTTGAAGCCAAGTCGAAAAACGACTTGATAGAAAAAATGCTGATGCTGGTTTCATCTCACCCTGCAATCTTGGATAGAGCCAAGTTGCGCGCCGATGTGCTCAAACGTGAAAAGGAAATGACCACAGGAATTGGTAAGAATGTCGCCCTGCCACATGCCAAGACAAGTGCGGTGAGTGCGCCACTGCTTGGATTTGCTGTACTCAAACGTGAAGTGGAGTTTGCTTCAATAGATGATGAACCCGTGAAGTTGGTCTTCCTTTTAGCCACGCCTGAGCAAATGCTGACACAACATCTCAAATTGCTTAGCCGCATCTCGCGTGTAATTGGCTCTGACGCCACGCGTGAAAAACTCCTACAAGCTGAATCGTCTGCTGAAGTGCTTGAGC is a genomic window containing:
- a CDS encoding PTS sugar transporter subunit IIA, with amino-acid sequence MKLSDIISEKYIQIGLEAKSKNDLIEKMLMLVSSHPAILDRAKLRADVLKREKEMTTGIGKNVALPHAKTSAVSAPLLGFAVLKREVEFASIDDEPVKLVFLLATPEQMLTQHLKLLSRISRVIGSDATREKLLQAESSAEVLELFQLEEQSFPEI